The following coding sequences lie in one Flavobacterium sp. 20NA77.7 genomic window:
- a CDS encoding choice-of-anchor L domain-containing protein: MKKIVSLILVCSFTAVFGQQITVSSSYTAQQLVENILINNPCIQVSNVSVSGGNFTTGEKSYGYFNANSTILPFQEGVLLTTGKLNNAVGPNSNFADDGGSMGWNGDSDLNTALNLSNTFNATVLEFDFVSLANNIRFEYIFASEQYLSNPSPNQCNYTDGFAFLLKEATASTYQNLAVIPNTAIPVKVNTVRGNGTICPAANSAYFDAFNNGSYPTTFDGQTKILTAQATVIPNTPYHIKLVIADEGNYRYDSGIFLRAGSFDATKYLGENRLLATNNPLCANETLILDATETAATNYQWFLNGTAISGANNPTYTVTQTGIYSVEITVNTTCIITGQIEIETAPNLILNQTSFSVCDTDTDGVAPFDLNVIKNQLFTNLPSNINIDFYIVPNGSTPLPITFTNTVPFQQTIYALITNYPSCYTPYPIQLTVHTFSTLFPTEVKLVCNNQPIELVAPSGYSNYNWNTNPPQQSTSIFVSNAGTYMVNFTNSNGCSQSKTYLVETSEIALIEDIETTDFEDVTQAMIRVSGNGIYEYAINGSPFQNTPFFTLTEPGEYTAIVNDTRGCGSVSKTFYVLNYPKFFTPNGDSYNDLWQIKNLDKKGWGSSKIYIFDRYGKLLKQLKPAEDGWDGTFNNHNLPATDYWFVLALPNGKTIRSHFTLKR, from the coding sequence ATGAAAAAAATAGTTTCCCTTATTCTCGTTTGTAGTTTTACAGCCGTTTTTGGACAACAAATAACTGTATCATCAAGCTATACCGCACAACAATTAGTGGAAAATATATTGATTAATAATCCATGTATTCAAGTATCTAATGTTTCTGTAAGTGGTGGAAATTTTACTACCGGAGAAAAAAGTTATGGCTATTTTAATGCTAACTCCACTATTCTTCCGTTTCAAGAAGGTGTTTTACTTACTACAGGAAAACTAAATAATGCTGTGGGCCCTAATTCAAATTTTGCTGATGACGGTGGAAGTATGGGATGGAATGGTGATTCAGATCTGAATACGGCACTAAATTTATCTAACACATTTAATGCAACAGTACTTGAATTTGATTTTGTGTCTTTAGCTAACAACATTCGTTTTGAATATATTTTTGCCTCCGAACAATATTTATCTAATCCATCACCCAATCAATGTAATTATACTGATGGTTTTGCTTTTTTACTAAAAGAAGCGACCGCTTCAACCTACCAAAACCTAGCGGTAATACCTAACACCGCAATACCTGTAAAAGTAAACACCGTTAGAGGAAATGGAACAATTTGTCCTGCAGCCAATTCGGCTTATTTTGACGCTTTTAATAATGGAAGTTACCCCACTACATTTGATGGACAAACAAAAATACTTACGGCACAAGCAACTGTTATACCTAACACGCCATACCATATTAAATTAGTAATTGCAGATGAAGGCAATTACAGATATGATTCAGGTATATTTTTACGAGCAGGCAGTTTTGATGCTACAAAATATCTAGGTGAAAACAGATTACTTGCAACCAATAATCCTTTGTGCGCAAATGAAACGCTTATACTTGACGCCACAGAAACAGCAGCCACAAATTACCAATGGTTTTTAAATGGCACAGCTATTAGCGGCGCTAACAACCCTACCTATACAGTAACACAAACTGGTATTTATAGTGTTGAAATAACTGTAAATACTACTTGTATAATTACGGGGCAAATTGAAATTGAAACTGCACCCAATTTAATACTAAATCAAACTTCTTTTTCGGTATGTGATACAGACACTGACGGAGTAGCGCCCTTTGATTTGAATGTAATAAAAAATCAACTGTTTACCAATTTACCAAGCAATATAAATATAGATTTTTACATTGTACCAAATGGATCAACACCACTTCCAATTACATTTACAAATACCGTCCCTTTTCAACAAACCATTTATGCGCTTATTACCAATTATCCTTCATGTTATACACCATATCCTATTCAACTAACCGTACATACATTTAGCACTTTATTTCCAACAGAAGTTAAATTAGTGTGCAACAATCAACCCATAGAATTAGTTGCTCCTTCAGGCTATTCAAATTACAATTGGAACACCAATCCACCTCAACAAAGTACTTCTATTTTTGTTTCAAATGCAGGAACTTATATGGTGAATTTTACAAATAGTAATGGTTGTTCGCAATCAAAAACCTATCTTGTTGAAACTTCAGAAATCGCTTTAATAGAAGATATTGAAACGACTGACTTTGAAGATGTTACACAAGCAATGATACGTGTTTCGGGAAATGGCATTTATGAATATGCGATTAACGGAAGTCCATTTCAAAACACCCCGTTTTTTACACTAACCGAACCTGGAGAATACACTGCCATAGTGAATGATACAAGAGGATGCGGAAGTGTGTCAAAAACGTTTTATGTATTAAATTATCCTAAATTTTTTACCCCAAACGGAGACAGTTACAATGATTTATGGCAAATTAAAAATTTAGACAAAAAAGGATGGGGTTCTAGTAAAATTTATATTTTTGATAGATACGGTAAATTACTCAAACAGTTAAAACCGGCAGAAGACGGTTGGGATGGTACATTCAACAACCATAACCTTCCCGCAACTGACTATTGGTTTGTGTTAGCCTTACCAAATGGCAAAACAATACGAAGTCATTTTACCTTAAAACGTTAA
- the crcB gene encoding fluoride efflux transporter CrcB, with protein MRNVFFIFIGGGLGSTLRYAISYFFAKNQGNQFPWATFVANGLGCLVIGLLFGYFQKNNVQNDSLKLFLTVGFCGGFTTFSALSLENFQFIQNQHYNLATIYTTTSLVIGLLAVYAGFKLSN; from the coding sequence ATGAGAAACGTATTTTTTATTTTTATTGGAGGAGGCCTTGGAAGTACACTTCGGTATGCTATTAGTTATTTTTTTGCTAAAAATCAAGGAAATCAATTTCCTTGGGCTACCTTTGTAGCAAATGGATTAGGCTGTTTAGTAATTGGTCTCCTTTTTGGATACTTCCAAAAAAATAATGTACAAAACGACAGCTTAAAATTATTTTTAACCGTTGGTTTTTGCGGTGGATTTACTACGTTTTCGGCCTTAAGTCTAGAAAATTTCCAATTCATTCAAAATCAACACTATAATTTAGCAACAATCTATACAACAACCTCATTAGTTATTGGCTTACTAGCCGTTTACGCAGGTTTTAAACTATCAAATTAA
- a CDS encoding DHH family phosphoesterase, whose translation MLESHQISTLKSLLETPKRISIIPHRNVDGDAMGSTLGLYNILKQLNHQVTVVVPNDIPEYLKWLPGTDNTIVFEGNETNNATRILEESELIFTLDFNALHRTGEQMERVLKTLPATFVMIDHHEKPDTYAAFTFSSTTYGSTCQMVYDFIQDLNLSHYINKDVANCLYTGIATDSGGFRFPRTTGDTHRIVADLIDKGAENTQIYINLYDNSNYNRLQLLGRALQNLRVLPQYNTSYIALSQDDLDEFNYEKGDTEGIVNYGLTIKDVDFTAFFSENKDEKIIKISFRSQGDFDVNQLARKHFNGGGHINAAGGKSFDTLEETINKFIAILATEKK comes from the coding sequence ATGTTAGAATCACATCAAATAAGCACACTCAAGTCACTTTTAGAAACACCTAAACGTATTAGTATTATTCCGCACAGAAATGTGGATGGTGATGCTATGGGTTCAACTCTTGGACTTTACAACATTCTCAAACAACTCAACCATCAAGTTACTGTAGTGGTGCCAAACGACATTCCTGAATACTTAAAGTGGCTTCCAGGAACAGACAATACAATTGTATTTGAAGGGAACGAAACAAACAACGCGACTAGAATTTTAGAAGAAAGCGAACTCATTTTTACGTTAGATTTTAATGCATTGCATAGAACAGGAGAGCAAATGGAACGTGTTTTAAAAACACTACCCGCTACTTTTGTAATGATTGATCATCATGAAAAACCAGATACCTATGCCGCATTTACATTTTCGAGCACCACGTATGGTTCAACGTGTCAAATGGTATATGACTTTATCCAAGATTTAAACCTAAGCCACTACATAAACAAAGACGTGGCAAATTGTCTATATACAGGAATTGCAACAGATTCTGGCGGATTTAGATTTCCAAGAACAACAGGCGACACGCATCGTATTGTAGCAGATTTAATTGACAAAGGTGCCGAAAACACCCAAATCTACATTAACTTGTATGACAATTCTAACTACAATCGCTTACAATTATTAGGTCGTGCTTTACAAAACCTACGTGTATTACCTCAATACAACACCAGCTATATTGCGCTTTCACAAGATGATTTAGACGAATTCAACTATGAAAAAGGCGATACGGAAGGTATTGTAAATTATGGTTTAACAATAAAAGATGTTGATTTTACTGCTTTTTTCTCTGAAAATAAAGATGAAAAAATAATTAAAATATCGTTCCGCTCACAAGGCGACTTTGATGTAAACCAACTTGCACGTAAACACTTTAATGGTGGCGGGCACATAAATGCAGCAGGTGGCAAATCTTTTGACACTTTAGAAGAAACAATCAATAAATTTATTGCTATTTTAGCAACTGAAAAAAAATAA
- the gldI gene encoding gliding motility-associated peptidyl-prolyl isomerase GldI: protein MFLKNYFTLFLLGIALTGCSEQQARKPISQSTGTFMKESIKRNKKLVANEEDLIKKEIKKDTAHAYIASEKGYWYTYETLGEGKTAPVRGDIAYFDYEITDLYGNVIYSKEELKPQTYYVDKENIMIGLRHGIKLMHKGDKVKFYFTSHLAYGYHGDNDKIGTNQPIICIVSLTDIKKDESQP from the coding sequence ATGTTTTTAAAAAACTATTTTACTTTATTCCTTTTGGGAATAGCACTTACAGGCTGTTCAGAGCAACAAGCCCGTAAACCTATTTCACAATCTACAGGAACTTTTATGAAAGAATCTATCAAGAGAAATAAAAAATTGGTAGCTAATGAAGAAGATTTAATTAAAAAAGAAATTAAAAAAGATACAGCACACGCCTATATTGCCTCTGAAAAAGGATATTGGTACACTTACGAAACCTTAGGAGAAGGCAAAACAGCTCCTGTTAGAGGAGATATTGCTTATTTTGATTATGAAATTACAGATTTGTATGGAAATGTAATTTATTCAAAAGAAGAATTAAAACCACAAACCTACTACGTAGACAAAGAAAATATCATGATTGGTTTAAGACACGGTATTAAACTGATGCACAAAGGCGATAAAGTGAAATTCTACTTTACTTCGCATTTAGCGTATGGCTATCATGGTGACAACGATAAAATTGGCACTAACCAACCGATAATTTGTATTGTAAGTTTAACAGATATTAAAAAAGACGAATCACAACCTTAA
- a CDS encoding peptidylprolyl isomerase, producing MRNLIKITSLFTVISMLFSSCKSDTKETNLSDGIYAVIETSKGDITARLEYEKTPYTVANFITLAEGKNEFVESKFKGIHYYDGLTFHRVEMNPPVIQGGDPNGNGSGGPGYKFKDEFHPSLKHSKIGMLSMANAGPNTNGSQFFISLDEIPYLDGAHSVFGEVVEGLDVLPTITVGDEIIAVNIIRKGTKAKKFDAVKTFNKYFKKEQEAQKEIEQQVAEIKTKKAALFQDVQKTGTKTKSGLIYKIIQKGTAKKPVYGNEVFVNYAGFFEDGRLFDTNIEGVASQFGKLDPRRAAQKGYAPMAVLIGDQTAMIPGFIEAIEVLKFGEKMVAIIPSHIGYGKSGAGEIPPNTTLYFEIELINK from the coding sequence ATGCGTAACTTAATTAAAATTACTAGTTTATTTACAGTAATAAGTATGTTGTTCAGTAGCTGTAAATCAGACACAAAAGAAACCAATCTTTCTGATGGAATTTATGCTGTGATTGAAACCTCTAAAGGTGACATTACAGCCCGATTAGAGTATGAAAAAACACCTTACACAGTAGCCAACTTCATTACCTTAGCAGAAGGAAAAAATGAATTTGTGGAGTCTAAATTCAAAGGTATTCATTATTATGACGGACTTACCTTTCACCGCGTGGAAATGAATCCACCCGTAATACAAGGAGGAGATCCTAATGGTAACGGGAGTGGTGGCCCAGGGTATAAATTTAAAGACGAATTTCACCCAAGTTTAAAACATTCAAAAATTGGGATGTTATCAATGGCAAATGCGGGACCTAACACAAATGGTTCACAATTTTTTATTTCGTTAGATGAAATTCCTTATTTAGATGGTGCACACAGCGTTTTTGGCGAAGTAGTGGAAGGATTAGATGTTTTACCAACCATTACGGTAGGTGATGAAATTATAGCTGTAAATATCATTCGAAAAGGAACAAAAGCAAAGAAATTTGATGCCGTAAAAACATTTAATAAGTACTTTAAAAAAGAACAAGAAGCCCAAAAAGAAATAGAACAACAAGTAGCCGAAATTAAAACTAAAAAAGCGGCCTTGTTCCAAGATGTACAAAAAACAGGGACTAAAACCAAATCAGGTTTAATCTATAAAATAATTCAAAAAGGTACAGCCAAAAAACCCGTATATGGCAATGAAGTATTCGTTAATTATGCAGGATTTTTTGAAGATGGCAGGCTATTTGATACTAATATTGAAGGTGTTGCCTCACAATTTGGTAAACTAGACCCAAGACGAGCGGCTCAAAAAGGATATGCGCCTATGGCAGTATTAATAGGAGACCAAACAGCTATGATTCCTGGCTTTATTGAAGCTATAGAAGTATTAAAGTTTGGTGAAAAGATGGTTGCCATTATCCCAAGCCACATAGGGTATGGTAAAAGCGGTGCAGGAGAAATACCGCCAAACACCACCCTTTATTTTGAAATTGAATTAATAAACAAGTAA
- a CDS encoding peptidylprolyl isomerase, which produces MNLKNLFLTLVTVGIAFGQTKKPAPAPLPYTKVPGLYAELHTNKGKIALQLEYTKTPVTVANFVSLAEGKNPFVANELKGKPYYNGLKFHRVIPNFMIQGGDPKGDGSGGPGYSFKDEFDPSLKHDKPGILSMANAGPKTNGSQFFITHKDTPWLDNKHSVFGHVVEGQKIVDAIAQNDIIEKVVIVRVGKEAKAFDAAKTFSDYYNAKAEEDKKEAAAKEALKAQALKEFENAATTPSGLKYIVLKEGTGAMPLATSNVKVHYTGMLLDGKVFDSSVQRGEPIDFLLNQVIKGWTEGVQLMKEGAKYKFYIPSNLAYGERGAGGVIPPNADLIFEVELLKINQ; this is translated from the coding sequence ATGAACTTAAAAAATTTATTTTTAACCTTAGTAACTGTAGGTATCGCATTTGGACAAACCAAAAAACCTGCCCCTGCTCCACTTCCTTATACAAAAGTACCGGGATTGTATGCAGAACTTCATACCAACAAAGGTAAAATTGCACTGCAATTAGAATACACAAAAACACCTGTAACCGTTGCAAATTTTGTAAGTTTAGCGGAAGGTAAAAACCCTTTTGTTGCAAACGAATTAAAAGGAAAACCGTATTATAACGGACTTAAGTTTCACCGCGTTATTCCTAACTTTATGATTCAAGGAGGTGACCCAAAAGGCGATGGCTCTGGCGGACCAGGATACAGCTTCAAAGATGAGTTTGACCCTAGTTTAAAACACGACAAACCAGGAATTTTATCTATGGCAAATGCAGGACCAAAAACCAATGGTTCACAATTTTTTATTACCCATAAAGACACCCCTTGGTTAGACAACAAACACAGTGTATTTGGCCATGTTGTAGAAGGACAAAAAATCGTTGATGCTATTGCACAAAATGATATTATTGAAAAAGTAGTCATTGTAAGAGTAGGTAAAGAAGCTAAAGCGTTTGATGCTGCAAAAACCTTTTCAGACTACTATAATGCAAAAGCAGAAGAAGATAAAAAAGAAGCTGCTGCCAAAGAAGCTTTAAAAGCACAAGCCTTAAAAGAATTTGAAAACGCAGCTACAACACCAAGTGGCTTAAAATACATTGTGCTAAAAGAAGGAACAGGTGCTATGCCTTTGGCTACAAGCAATGTAAAAGTACATTACACAGGCATGCTACTTGACGGTAAAGTATTTGACAGCAGTGTGCAACGTGGCGAACCAATTGATTTCCTTTTAAACCAAGTGATTAAAGGCTGGACAGAAGGTGTACAATTAATGAAAGAAGGTGCAAAATACAAATTTTATATCCCATCAAATTTAGCCTATGGCGAAAGAGGCGCTGGTGGTGTTATTCCTCCAAATGCCGATTTAATTTTTGAAGTTGAACTATTAAAAATTAACCAATAA
- a CDS encoding arsenate-mycothiol transferase ArsC, translating to MLEKLSITIKFISEISISESRKEVLLPLIDYIQNKINLSEEIRLNFICTHNSRRSHLAQIWAQTMAFHFGIKNVFCYSGGTEATALFPKVAEILFNQGFEIQKVSEEQNPVYAIKFAANQHPIICFSKVYFDDFNPKKNFAAIMTCNNADKGCPMVFGAEARFPIKYDDPKAFDGTELMNEKYAERSLQIASEMYYVFSQLKTN from the coding sequence ATGCTTGAAAAGTTGTCAATAACCATCAAATTTATTTCAGAAATTTCAATTTCAGAATCACGCAAAGAAGTGTTACTTCCATTGATTGACTACATTCAAAACAAAATCAATTTAAGCGAAGAAATCCGATTAAATTTCATTTGTACGCACAATTCACGAAGAAGTCATTTGGCACAAATTTGGGCACAAACAATGGCATTTCATTTTGGAATTAAGAATGTTTTTTGTTATTCTGGTGGAACCGAAGCAACAGCACTATTTCCAAAAGTAGCTGAAATATTATTCAATCAAGGTTTTGAAATTCAGAAGGTAAGCGAAGAGCAAAATCCAGTTTACGCGATAAAATTTGCTGCGAACCAACATCCCATCATCTGTTTTTCAAAAGTTTATTTTGATGATTTTAACCCGAAAAAGAATTTTGCAGCTATCATGACATGTAACAATGCCGATAAAGGTTGTCCTATGGTTTTTGGTGCTGAGGCCCGTTTTCCCATCAAATACGATGACCCAAAAGCCTTTGACGGTACCGAACTCATGAACGAAAAATACGCGGAACGCAGTTTACAGATTGCTTCTGAAATGTATTATGTTTTTTCTCAACTAAAAACGAACTGA
- a CDS encoding DUF6428 family protein, whose protein sequence is MKLSQFITSINSVQEFTIQLPNGTFVPPHFHITEMGLLTKKIIDCGNVVREEKVITFQVWFAGDLEHRLTSEKVHKIIRASEKLFENADFELEVEYQDTQTIGKFGIEFQNGIFYLTSKQTTCLAQDHCGIPADKMEPVTGEWKPKETPCCSPNTSCC, encoded by the coding sequence ATGAAACTATCTCAATTTATAACAAGTATCAATTCGGTTCAAGAATTTACAATTCAGTTGCCTAATGGCACTTTTGTACCGCCTCATTTTCATATTACCGAAATGGGTTTGTTGACCAAAAAAATTATTGATTGCGGGAATGTAGTGCGTGAGGAAAAAGTAATCACATTTCAAGTCTGGTTTGCAGGCGATCTAGAACACCGATTAACATCTGAAAAAGTACATAAAATCATTCGTGCTTCTGAAAAATTATTTGAGAATGCTGATTTTGAATTGGAAGTAGAGTATCAAGATACTCAAACGATTGGTAAATTTGGTATTGAATTCCAAAATGGGATTTTTTATTTAACTTCAAAGCAAACTACTTGTTTGGCACAAGATCATTGTGGAATTCCAGCTGATAAAATGGAACCAGTAACGGGCGAGTGGAAACCAAAAGAAACCCCTTGTTGTTCTCCTAATACAAGCTGTTGTTAA
- a CDS encoding ArsR/SmtB family transcription factor, which translates to MGITKSDFFTDEQNELAQMFKALAHPARIAIIQYLVKVDTCICGDIVNELPLAQPTISQHLKELKNANIIQGTIEGKSICYCINLETIDKIENHFGIIRHKLKNKCC; encoded by the coding sequence ATGGGAATCACCAAATCAGATTTTTTTACTGACGAGCAAAATGAATTGGCTCAAATGTTTAAAGCACTCGCACACCCTGCTCGAATAGCTATTATTCAATATTTAGTTAAGGTTGATACTTGTATTTGTGGCGATATTGTGAATGAGTTGCCGTTAGCACAACCAACTATTTCTCAACATTTGAAAGAATTAAAAAATGCCAACATTATTCAGGGAACTATTGAAGGAAAATCTATTTGCTATTGCATTAATCTAGAAACGATTGATAAAATAGAAAATCACTTTGGAATAATTCGCCATAAGCTCAAAAACAAATGTTGTTAA
- the corA gene encoding magnesium/cobalt transporter CorA: MRKLIYKKGRKVLPSLVEYTGKHKDEKSAMQLFVYDAHTLAEYHDIKLSQIDKYLDQSKTNWFNVHGLADITLIKEIGQKFNIDDFILSDILNILKRSKIDEYPHSLFFTIKSLLPINNTNSIDVEQVSFILRDGMLFSFQEKPSSFFVHIRERLRQSSGIVRTRKADYLLYLLLDAVMENFFITIENEEHKIDKIIDLAKTTSTKNILEDIETHRDNLNFLKRSIVPLRDSLYSIKSMKDDDVFNAIASENYTFFARLHQKCLELLDQIEGDLYALDAASNFYFSMQSHKMNEVMKTLTVVSVFFMPLTFIVGVYGMNFDNMPELHWKYGYFIIMSLMTLLLIAMVIYFKKRKWY, from the coding sequence GTGCGAAAATTAATCTATAAAAAAGGAAGAAAAGTCCTTCCGTCATTAGTGGAATATACAGGAAAGCATAAAGATGAAAAATCGGCTATGCAATTATTTGTTTATGATGCGCATACACTTGCCGAATACCACGATATTAAGTTAAGTCAAATTGATAAATATTTAGATCAATCTAAAACCAATTGGTTCAATGTTCATGGTTTGGCAGATATTACACTGATTAAAGAAATTGGACAGAAGTTTAATATTGATGATTTTATTTTAAGTGACATTTTAAATATTTTAAAACGTTCTAAAATAGACGAATATCCGCATTCGTTATTTTTTACGATCAAATCTTTATTGCCAATAAATAATACTAATTCAATTGATGTAGAACAAGTTAGTTTTATATTGAGAGACGGCATGTTGTTTTCATTTCAAGAAAAGCCAAGCAGCTTTTTTGTACACATTCGAGAACGATTAAGACAAAGTTCGGGAATCGTACGTACAAGAAAAGCAGATTATCTATTGTATTTATTACTTGATGCTGTTATGGAAAACTTTTTCATCACGATAGAAAATGAAGAACATAAAATTGATAAGATTATTGATTTAGCCAAAACAACTTCCACAAAAAATATTTTAGAAGATATTGAAACACATAGAGACAATTTAAATTTTTTAAAGCGTTCTATTGTGCCCCTGCGCGATTCGTTATATTCGATTAAAAGTATGAAAGATGACGATGTGTTTAATGCCATTGCCTCTGAAAATTATACCTTTTTTGCCCGTTTACATCAAAAATGTTTAGAATTATTAGATCAAATTGAGGGCGATTTGTATGCCCTAGATGCAGCTTCAAACTTCTATTTTTCGATGCAAAGCCATAAAATGAATGAAGTCATGAAAACGCTAACGGTGGTTTCTGTGTTTTTTATGCCATTGACTTTTATCGTTGGTGTATATGGAATGAATTTTGACAATATGCCCGAACTCCATTGGAAATACGGCTATTTCATCATTATGAGCTTGATGACGTTGCTTTTAATAGCCATGGTTATTTATTTCAAAAAACGTAAATGGTATTAA
- the hutI gene encoding imidazolonepropionase, translating to MQTLIINIKQLLQVRESGISKVSGAEMAVLPHIENAFLLIKDDKISAYGKMEDCPKETNCTVIDASGKIVLPSFCDSHTHIVYAGNRSGEFVDRINGLSYEEIAARGGGILNSAKKLNETSEEEIYEQSKKRLEEVMLQGTGAVEIKSGYGLTVEGELKMLRVIKRLKENYPIAIKATFLGAHAFPKEYKENHEAYIDLICNDMLPKIAKENLADYIDAFLETGYFSVAETIKIMEAGKKYGLKPKIHVNQFTAIGGIKACVNQSALSVDHLELVTDEDIEALQDSDCMPVALPSCSYFISIPYTPARQLLNAGLPLALASDFNPGTSPTGNMHFVVATACIKMKMTPEEAISAATINGAYAMGLNDTHGSITVGKKANFIITKPLHSFYEIPYCFATNLIDSVWVNGEQFNR from the coding sequence ATGCAAACACTCATCATCAATATCAAGCAACTACTTCAAGTACGAGAATCGGGTATTTCAAAAGTTTCTGGGGCTGAAATGGCAGTGCTTCCACACATCGAAAATGCTTTTTTACTTATCAAAGACGACAAAATAAGCGCTTATGGAAAAATGGAAGATTGCCCTAAAGAAACGAATTGCACTGTTATTGATGCTTCAGGTAAAATTGTATTACCCTCGTTTTGTGACAGCCATACCCATATTGTGTATGCAGGGAATCGAAGCGGTGAATTTGTAGACCGAATTAACGGATTATCCTATGAAGAAATTGCCGCTCGAGGTGGTGGTATTTTAAATTCGGCTAAAAAACTAAATGAAACTTCTGAAGAGGAAATCTATGAGCAATCAAAAAAACGTTTAGAAGAAGTAATGTTGCAAGGTACAGGTGCCGTAGAAATAAAATCAGGGTATGGTTTAACTGTCGAAGGCGAATTGAAAATGTTGCGCGTAATTAAAAGATTAAAAGAAAACTATCCCATAGCAATTAAGGCTACCTTTTTAGGTGCACATGCTTTTCCCAAGGAATATAAAGAAAATCATGAAGCCTACATTGATTTAATTTGCAACGACATGCTTCCTAAAATTGCAAAAGAAAATTTAGCTGATTACATTGATGCCTTTTTAGAAACAGGTTATTTCAGTGTAGCAGAAACCATTAAAATTATGGAAGCGGGAAAGAAATATGGATTAAAACCTAAAATTCATGTCAATCAATTTACAGCTATTGGCGGAATTAAAGCTTGTGTGAATCAGAGCGCTTTAAGTGTTGATCATCTTGAACTTGTTACAGATGAAGATATTGAAGCATTACAAGATAGCGATTGTATGCCAGTTGCACTTCCTAGCTGTTCTTATTTTATTAGCATTCCTTATACACCCGCCCGACAATTACTTAATGCTGGCTTACCTTTAGCTTTAGCTTCTGATTTTAATCCAGGAACCAGCCCAACTGGAAATATGCATTTTGTAGTAGCAACTGCTTGTATTAAAATGAAAATGACTCCTGAAGAAGCTATCAGTGCAGCAACGATTAACGGTGCTTATGCCATGGGATTGAACGATACTCACGGTAGCATTACAGTAGGTAAAAAAGCGAACTTTATCATCACAAAACCGTTGCATAGTTTTTATGAAATACCGTATTGCTTTGCCACAAATTTGATTGACAGTGTATGGGTTAATGGGGAACAATTTAACCGCTAA